One Glycine soja cultivar W05 chromosome 2, ASM419377v2, whole genome shotgun sequence genomic region harbors:
- the LOC114382207 gene encoding epoxide hydrolase 4-like, with translation MVNLVVAQRPLLHGLMKMAGIRPYTVEIEPGTTMSFWVPSETITKPKKKDEKPRIRAKPSKPAVILVHGFAAEGIVTWQFQVGALTKKYAVYVPDLLFFGGSTTDKAERSPRLQAECLVAALRKLGVEECVVVGFSYGGMVAFKMAEMYPEMVQGLVISGSILAMSESLSASSLQELGVSSSSELLLPTSVKGLKALLSIAAHKKLWFPNRLHKDYLEVMFTNRKERSELLEGLVITNRDVTIPNFPQRIHLLWGENDRIFKLELAQSMKEQLGNGATFEGIKKAGHLVHLERPCVYNRCLKHIIASFLDSNEPKK, from the exons GGTGGAGATAGAGCCCGGGACTACCATGAGCTTCTGGGTCCCTTCGGAGACCATAACAAAGCCTAAGAAAAAGGACGAGAAGCCCAGAATCAGGGCGAAGCCCAGCAAGCCCGCGGTGATTCTGGTGCACGGCTTCGCGGCCGAGGGGATCGTGACGTGGCAGTTCCAAGTAGGCGCACTTACAAAAAAGTACGCTGTTTATGTTCCTGATCTTCTGTTCTTTGGAGGGTCGACGACCGATAAGGCCGAGCGGTCGCCGAGGCTCCAAGCGGAGTGTTTGGTGGCGGCATTGAGGAAGCTCGGGGTGGAGGAGTGCGTGGTGGTAGGGTTTAGTTATGGGGGGATGGTGGCGTTTAAGATGGCCGAGATGTACCCTGAGATGGTTCAAGGGTTAGTCATCTCCGGCTCCATTTTGGCCATGTCGGAGTCCCTCAGCGCCTCCTCCCTGCAGGAGCTTGGGGTCTCTTCTTCCTCCGAGCTCTTGTTGCCTACTTCTGTTAAGGGTTTGAAAGCACTCTTGTCCATCGCTGCTCACAAAAAACTATGGTTCCCCAATCGTTTGCACAAGGATTATCTTGAG GTGATGTTCACGAATAGGAAGGAGCGAAGTGAACTATTGGAGGGCTTAGTAATTACCAACAGAGATGTCACAATCCCAAATTTTCCACAG AGAATACATCTTTTATGGGGAGAGAATGATCGAATTTTCAAACTGGAGCTTGCCCAAAGTATGAAAGA GCAACTAGGGAATGGCGCAACGTTTGAAGGCATAAAGAAAGCTGGTCACCTGGTTCACCTGGAGCGACCCTGTGTCTACAATAGATGCCTCAAGCACATTATTGCTTCCTTCTTGGACTCGAATGAACCCAAAAAATAA